The following coding sequences are from one Syngnathus acus chromosome 12, fSynAcu1.2, whole genome shotgun sequence window:
- the erbin gene encoding erbin isoform X1, whose translation MSKRSFFVRLVPCRCLRGEEEAVTSLDYSHCSLETVPKEIFSFEKTLQELFLDANQIEDLPKQLFNCQLLQRLSMPDNDVTVLPPGVANLVSLRELDVSKNSIQEFPENIKNCKMLTIVEASVNPISKLPDGFTQLMSLSQLYLNDAFLEFLPASFGRLTKLQILELRENQLKMLPKSMQKLTQLERLDLGSNEFTEVPEVLEQLTGIKELWMDGNRLTFLPGMLGTLKQLLYLDISKNNLEMVDEQICGCESLQDLLLSNNALTQLPGSIGSLKKLTALKVDENQLMELPDSIGGLSSLDELDCSFNEIEALPPSVGQCAAMRTFAADHNFLSQLPPEMGNWKNATVLFLHSNKLESLPEEMGDMHKLKVINLSNNKLKNLPYSFTKLSQMTAMWLSENQSKPLIPLQKEEDPETHKTVLTNYMFPQQTRTEDYVPNSDSESFNPVLWEEQRKHRAQVAFECDEDKDERETPPREGNLKRYPTPYPDELKNMVKTAQSVAHRLKEDESSEESGRDPKTPAERNHIGVQDVGVKVIDAPHPNGLASDLDGKACNTTFTIPNIPEGISRDTESESFSSQRAPLKSSESSTINHEDTLEDSEELSDEEEEMRIAEMRPPLIEISINQPKVVTLSKDKKDDSKDADSLLDDTVANSNQNNSNCSSPSRMSDSVSLTTDSSQDNSLCTPEREAKMPFLPKSRHEDENMNPSKDAGELLHNGNGSETSLQALLRAQRGATEPAGDYDLSMEARLAFIEKGLNNGLGDGYTKWDQINMNVSHPATDNMGEPRNGLVGLQESDGKRGFDNRHFQNGNQQVSDGSSGGGEMSHSTEELSPERRCQPPQVSKSQSVSNIDVGGMKMYSFDGDAAAENRMAGGSGPDPTSTAQGQSIVRSKSASLLDDHNLQVSPGSEQLSSSIPPTSPSRYPVPSSGPTGASPPQYNVQFSSKDGMWAQRMPMPPEHQGYLPPAAHSLANTNYSNRNQAPPYPLQPQQRGPPVGSKPPGDMWTKERLHSTSNQSRGGTLQRQSSATSTSSVGEPRRTQLPEGDYLTYRDIHTLARGPLAMSQAAQRPISNRTYSIDIAAPTRAPGTRPQPHELPERTMSVSDFHYPHSSPSKRPNVRVKSEHSLLDGSGGLVSGAPGRVPADWRDQVMRHIEAKKMEKNALSRSFNSYNAPLGYAPHRDCYYGSCRDVFGPYAAAAAFSDDVFGPPGPQSYTMDSRRKVPLMNGQAVSSARPHGSQTAMARHPSREQLIDYLMLKVSHQAPGPLRQPHEIHVKLEKNPELGFSISGGVGGRGNPFRPDDNGIFVTRVQPEGPASKILQPGDKILQANGYSFVNIDHGNAVSLLKTFPSTVDLTIVRDVQA comes from the exons ATGTCGAAGCGCAGCTTCTTCGTTCGCCTAGTGCCGTGCCGCTGCTTGCGGggcgaggaggaggcggtGACATCACTGGACTACTCCCACTGCAGCCTGGAGACAGTACCCAAGGAGATCTTCAGCTTTGAGAAGACGCTGCAGGAGCTCTTTCTCGATGCCAACCAGATTGAAGATCTACCCAAA CAACTATTCAACTGTCAGCTCCTCCAGCGACTGAGCATGCCTGACAATGACGTCACGGTGTTGCCGCCGGGCGTCGCCAACCTGGTCAGCCTCAGGGAGCTTGACGTCAGCAAAAACA gtATCCAGGAGTTTCCAGAGAATATCAAAAACTGCAAAATGCTCACTATCGTGGAAGCCAGCGTCAATCCCATTTCCAA GCTCCCTGATGGCTTCACCCAGCTCATGAGCCTGAGCCAGCTCTACCTGAACGACGCTTTCCTGGAGTTCCTACCAGCTAGTTTTGGCAG GCTGACAAAGCTGCAGATTCTGGAGCTGAGAGAGAACCAGCTGAAGATGTTGCCCAA GAGCATGCAGAAGCTCACACAGCTGGAAAGGTTGGACCTGGGCAGCAACGAGTTCACTGAAGTG CCTGAGGTATTGGAGCAGCTGACTGGAATCAAGGAGCTCTGGATGGACGGGAACCGCCTGACGTTTTTGCCTGGG ATGCTGGGCACGCTCAAGCAATTGCTCTACTTGGACATTTCCAAGAACAACCTGGAGATGGTGGACGAGCAGATCTGCGGCTGCGAGAGTCTGCAGGACCTGCTGCTGTCCAACAACGCCCTCACGCAACTGCCAGGCTCTATCG GCTCGCTGAAGAAACTGACGGCCCTGAAGGTGGATGAGAACCAACTGATGGAGCTTCCCGACTCCATCGGAGG GCTGAGCTCTCTGGACGAGCTGGACTGCAGCTTCAACGAGATCGAAGCCTTGCCGCCGTCCGTCGGCCAGTGCGCGGCCATGCGCACCTTCGCCGCCGATCACAACTTCCTCAGCCAGCTTCCCCCCGAG ATGGGCAACTGGAAGAACGCCACCGTGCTGTTCCTGCACTCCAACAAGCTGGAGTCGCTGCCGGAGGAGATGGGCGACATGCACAAGCTGAAGGTCATCAATCTGAGCAACAACAA GTTGAAGAACCTCCCCTACAGTTTCACTAAGCTCAGCCAAATGACAGCCATGTGGCTCTCTGAAAACCAG TCCAAACCCCTGATCCCGCTTCAGAAGGAAGAAGACCCCGAGACCCACAAAACCGTACTGACGAACTACATGTTCCCGCAGCAGACCCGAACCGAAGACT ACGTTCCCAACTCCGACTCGGAAAGCTTCAATCCGGTCTTGTGGGAGGAACAGCGTAAGCATCGAGCTCAGGTGGCCTTTGAATGCGACGAGGACAAAGACGAGAGGGAAACGCCTCCGAGG GAGGGCAACCTGAAGCGTTACCCCACGCCGTATCCCGACGAACTGAAGAACATGGTGAAGACGGCTCAGTCGGTGGCGCACCGGCTCAAGGAGGATGAGTCGAGCGAAGAGTCGGGTAGAGACCCCAAGACCCCTGCGGAAAGGAACCACATTGGTGTGCAGGACGTGGGAGTCAAG GTGATCGACGCTCCCCACCCCAATGGCCTAGCGTCAGACTTGGACGGCAAAGCTTGCAACACCACCTTCACCATCCCAAACATTCCAGAAGGCATATCTAGGGACACAGAGTCCGAGTCCTTCAGCTCCCAACGTGCCCCGCTCAAATCGTCCGAGAGCTCCACCATAAACCACGAAGACACGCTGGAG GACTCTGAGGAACTGTCggacgaagaggaggagatgagGATTGCTGAGATGAGGCCTCCTCTCATCGAGATCTCCATTAACCAGCCCAAAGTGGTGACGCTgagtaaagacaaaaaag ATGACAGCAAGGACGCTGACTCGTTGCTTGATGACACGGTGGCCAACAGCAACCAGAACAACAGCAACTGCTCGTCGCCGTCACGCATGTCGGATTCTGTGTCACTGACCACCGACAGCAGCCAGGACAACTCCCTGTGCACCCCTGAGAGAGAAGCCAAGATGCCCTTCCTCCCCAAGAGCAG GCACGAGGATGAGAACATGAACCCCTCCAAAGACGCCGGGGAGCTTCTCCACAACGGCAACGGCTCGGAAACGTCCCTCCAAGCGCTCCTGAGGGCACAGCGGGGAGCCACGGAGCCGGCGGGTGACTACGACCTGTCTATGGAAGCCCGACTGGCCTTCATTGAGAAGGGACTCAACAATGGCCTTGGAGACGGCTACACCAAGTGGGACCAGATCAACATGAACGTTTCGCACCCGGCGACAGACAACATGGGGGAGCCTCGTAATGGTTTAGTGGGACTGCAGGAATCGGACGGCAAGCGGGGTTTTGACAACCGCCATTTCCAGAATGGAAACCAGCAAGTTAGCGACGGGTCCTCGGGCGGCGGCGAGATGTCTCACAGCACTGAGGAACTGTCCCCTGAGAGGAGGTGCCAACCTCCCCAGGTCAGCAAGTCTCAGAGCGTCAGCAACATCGACGTGGGCGGCATGAAAATGTACTCGTTTGACGGCGACGCGGCAGCAGAGAATAGGATGGCGGGCGGCAGCGGCCCCGATCCAACGTCCACGGCTCAGGGCCAGAGTATAGTGAGGAGCAAGTCCGCCTCCTTGCTGGACGATCACAACCTCCAAGTCTCTCCAGGCTCGGAGCAGCTATCTTCCTCCATACCTCCCACCAGCCCCAGCAGGTACCCGGTGCCCTCCAGCGGGCCCACAGGAGCCTCCCCACCTCAGTACAACGTCCAGTTCTCAAGCAAAGACGGCATGTGGGCCCAAAGGATGCCCATGCCCCCAGAACACCAAGGCTACCTCCCCCCTGCCGCCCATTCGCTCGCCAACACCAACTACTCTAACCGCAATCAGGCACCGCCGTACCCGCTGCAGCCCCAGCAAAGGGGGCCCCCCGTGGGCTCCAAACCTCCAGGGGACATGTGGACCAAGGAAAGACTCCACTCCACCAGCAACCAGTCCAGGGGAGGCACTCTACAGCGGCAGAGCAGCGccacctccacctcctctgtgGGCGAGCCTCGTCGCACGCAGCTGCCCGAGGGCGACTACCTGACCTACCGGGACATTCACACCCTCGCCAGGGGCCCGCTGGCCATGAGCCAGGCGGCACAGCGGCCCATCTCTAACCGCACGTACAGCATAGACATTGCCGCTCCGACCAGGGCGCCCGGCACCCGGCCGCAGCCCCACGAGCTCCCGGAGAGGACCATGTCGGTCAGCGACTTCCATTACCCTCACAGTAGCCCCAGTAAGAGACCAAACGTCAGGGTCAAGTCGGAGCATTCGCTCCTGGACGGGTCCGGTGGACTCGTATCGGGGGCGCCGGGAAGGGTGCCGGCCGACTGGAGGGACCAGGTGATGCGGCACATTGAGGCTAAGAAGATGGAaaag AACGCGCTGTCCCGCTCCTTTAATTCTTATAACGCGCCACTTGGCTACGCGCCCCACCGCGACTGCTACTACGGCAGCTGTAGGGACGTGTTCGGGCCctacgccgccgccgccgccttcaGC GATGACGTCTTTGGTCCACCCGGGCCGCAGAGCTACACAATGGACTCGCGCAGAAAA GTGCCTCTGATGAACGGTCAGGCGGTCTCGTCTGCTCGTCCCCATGGGAGTCAGACCGCCATGGCCCGCCACCCCTCCAGAGAGCAGCTCATTGATTACTTGATGCTCAAAGTCTCCCATCAGGCTCCGGGGCCCTTGCGGCAGCCGCATGAG ATCCACGTGAAGTTGGAGAAAAATCCAGAACTCGGGTTCAGTATATCCGGAGGAGTGGGAGGTCGCGGAAACCCCTTTCGTCCAGATGATAAT GGGATCTTTGTGACGAGAGTCCAGCCTGAAGGGCCAGCGTCTAAGATTCTTCAGCCCGGTGATAAAATTCTCCAA GCGAACGGCTACAGCTTTGTGAATATCGACCATGGGAACGCAGTGTCCCTCCTCAAGACCTTCCCCAGCACTGTGGATCTGACAATCGTGAGAGATGTGCAAGCGTAA
- the erbin gene encoding erbin isoform X4 translates to MSKRSFFVRLVPCRCLRGEEEAVTSLDYSHCSLETVPKEIFSFEKTLQELFLDANQIEDLPKQLFNCQLLQRLSMPDNDVTVLPPGVANLVSLRELDVSKNSIQEFPENIKNCKMLTIVEASVNPISKLPDGFTQLMSLSQLYLNDAFLEFLPASFGRLTKLQILELRENQLKMLPKSMQKLTQLERLDLGSNEFTEVPEVLEQLTGIKELWMDGNRLTFLPGMLGTLKQLLYLDISKNNLEMVDEQICGCESLQDLLLSNNALTQLPGSIGSLKKLTALKVDENQLMELPDSIGGLSSLDELDCSFNEIEALPPSVGQCAAMRTFAADHNFLSQLPPEMGNWKNATVLFLHSNKLESLPEEMGDMHKLKVINLSNNKLKNLPYSFTKLSQMTAMWLSENQSKPLIPLQKEEDPETHKTVLTNYMFPQQTRTEDYVPNSDSESFNPVLWEEQRKHRAQVAFECDEDKDERETPPREGNLKRYPTPYPDELKNMVKTAQSVAHRLKEDESSEESGRDPKTPAERNHIGVQDVGVKVIDAPHPNGLASDLDGKACNTTFTIPNIPEGISRDTESESFSSQRAPLKSSESSTINHEDTLEDSEELSDEEEEMRIAEMRPPLIEISINQPKVVTLSKDKKDDSKDADSLLDDTVANSNQNNSNCSSPSRMSDSVSLTTDSSQDNSLCTPEREAKMPFLPKSRHEDENMNPSKDAGELLHNGNGSETSLQALLRAQRGATEPAGDYDLSMEARLAFIEKGLNNGLGDGYTKWDQINMNVSHPATDNMGEPRNGLVGLQESDGKRGFDNRHFQNGNQQVSDGSSGGGEMSHSTEELSPERRCQPPQVSKSQSVSNIDVGGMKMYSFDGDAAAENRMAGGSGPDPTSTAQGQSIVRSKSASLLDDHNLQVSPGSEQLSSSIPPTSPSRYPVPSSGPTGASPPQYNVQFSSKDGMWAQRMPMPPEHQGYLPPAAHSLANTNYSNRNQAPPYPLQPQQRGPPVGSKPPGDMWTKERLHSTSNQSRGGTLQRQSSATSTSSEGDYLTYRDIHTLARGPLAMSQAAQRPISNRTYSIDIAAPTRAPGTRPQPHELPERTMSVSDFHYPHSSPSKRPNVRVKSEHSLLDGSGGLVSGAPGRVPADWRDQVMRHIEAKKMEKDDVFGPPGPQSYTMDSRRKVPLMNGQAVSSARPHGSQTAMARHPSREQLIDYLMLKVSHQAPGPLRQPHEIHVKLEKNPELGFSISGGVGGRGNPFRPDDNGIFVTRVQPEGPASKILQPGDKILQANGYSFVNIDHGNAVSLLKTFPSTVDLTIVRDVQA, encoded by the exons ATGTCGAAGCGCAGCTTCTTCGTTCGCCTAGTGCCGTGCCGCTGCTTGCGGggcgaggaggaggcggtGACATCACTGGACTACTCCCACTGCAGCCTGGAGACAGTACCCAAGGAGATCTTCAGCTTTGAGAAGACGCTGCAGGAGCTCTTTCTCGATGCCAACCAGATTGAAGATCTACCCAAA CAACTATTCAACTGTCAGCTCCTCCAGCGACTGAGCATGCCTGACAATGACGTCACGGTGTTGCCGCCGGGCGTCGCCAACCTGGTCAGCCTCAGGGAGCTTGACGTCAGCAAAAACA gtATCCAGGAGTTTCCAGAGAATATCAAAAACTGCAAAATGCTCACTATCGTGGAAGCCAGCGTCAATCCCATTTCCAA GCTCCCTGATGGCTTCACCCAGCTCATGAGCCTGAGCCAGCTCTACCTGAACGACGCTTTCCTGGAGTTCCTACCAGCTAGTTTTGGCAG GCTGACAAAGCTGCAGATTCTGGAGCTGAGAGAGAACCAGCTGAAGATGTTGCCCAA GAGCATGCAGAAGCTCACACAGCTGGAAAGGTTGGACCTGGGCAGCAACGAGTTCACTGAAGTG CCTGAGGTATTGGAGCAGCTGACTGGAATCAAGGAGCTCTGGATGGACGGGAACCGCCTGACGTTTTTGCCTGGG ATGCTGGGCACGCTCAAGCAATTGCTCTACTTGGACATTTCCAAGAACAACCTGGAGATGGTGGACGAGCAGATCTGCGGCTGCGAGAGTCTGCAGGACCTGCTGCTGTCCAACAACGCCCTCACGCAACTGCCAGGCTCTATCG GCTCGCTGAAGAAACTGACGGCCCTGAAGGTGGATGAGAACCAACTGATGGAGCTTCCCGACTCCATCGGAGG GCTGAGCTCTCTGGACGAGCTGGACTGCAGCTTCAACGAGATCGAAGCCTTGCCGCCGTCCGTCGGCCAGTGCGCGGCCATGCGCACCTTCGCCGCCGATCACAACTTCCTCAGCCAGCTTCCCCCCGAG ATGGGCAACTGGAAGAACGCCACCGTGCTGTTCCTGCACTCCAACAAGCTGGAGTCGCTGCCGGAGGAGATGGGCGACATGCACAAGCTGAAGGTCATCAATCTGAGCAACAACAA GTTGAAGAACCTCCCCTACAGTTTCACTAAGCTCAGCCAAATGACAGCCATGTGGCTCTCTGAAAACCAG TCCAAACCCCTGATCCCGCTTCAGAAGGAAGAAGACCCCGAGACCCACAAAACCGTACTGACGAACTACATGTTCCCGCAGCAGACCCGAACCGAAGACT ACGTTCCCAACTCCGACTCGGAAAGCTTCAATCCGGTCTTGTGGGAGGAACAGCGTAAGCATCGAGCTCAGGTGGCCTTTGAATGCGACGAGGACAAAGACGAGAGGGAAACGCCTCCGAGG GAGGGCAACCTGAAGCGTTACCCCACGCCGTATCCCGACGAACTGAAGAACATGGTGAAGACGGCTCAGTCGGTGGCGCACCGGCTCAAGGAGGATGAGTCGAGCGAAGAGTCGGGTAGAGACCCCAAGACCCCTGCGGAAAGGAACCACATTGGTGTGCAGGACGTGGGAGTCAAG GTGATCGACGCTCCCCACCCCAATGGCCTAGCGTCAGACTTGGACGGCAAAGCTTGCAACACCACCTTCACCATCCCAAACATTCCAGAAGGCATATCTAGGGACACAGAGTCCGAGTCCTTCAGCTCCCAACGTGCCCCGCTCAAATCGTCCGAGAGCTCCACCATAAACCACGAAGACACGCTGGAG GACTCTGAGGAACTGTCggacgaagaggaggagatgagGATTGCTGAGATGAGGCCTCCTCTCATCGAGATCTCCATTAACCAGCCCAAAGTGGTGACGCTgagtaaagacaaaaaag ATGACAGCAAGGACGCTGACTCGTTGCTTGATGACACGGTGGCCAACAGCAACCAGAACAACAGCAACTGCTCGTCGCCGTCACGCATGTCGGATTCTGTGTCACTGACCACCGACAGCAGCCAGGACAACTCCCTGTGCACCCCTGAGAGAGAAGCCAAGATGCCCTTCCTCCCCAAGAGCAG GCACGAGGATGAGAACATGAACCCCTCCAAAGACGCCGGGGAGCTTCTCCACAACGGCAACGGCTCGGAAACGTCCCTCCAAGCGCTCCTGAGGGCACAGCGGGGAGCCACGGAGCCGGCGGGTGACTACGACCTGTCTATGGAAGCCCGACTGGCCTTCATTGAGAAGGGACTCAACAATGGCCTTGGAGACGGCTACACCAAGTGGGACCAGATCAACATGAACGTTTCGCACCCGGCGACAGACAACATGGGGGAGCCTCGTAATGGTTTAGTGGGACTGCAGGAATCGGACGGCAAGCGGGGTTTTGACAACCGCCATTTCCAGAATGGAAACCAGCAAGTTAGCGACGGGTCCTCGGGCGGCGGCGAGATGTCTCACAGCACTGAGGAACTGTCCCCTGAGAGGAGGTGCCAACCTCCCCAGGTCAGCAAGTCTCAGAGCGTCAGCAACATCGACGTGGGCGGCATGAAAATGTACTCGTTTGACGGCGACGCGGCAGCAGAGAATAGGATGGCGGGCGGCAGCGGCCCCGATCCAACGTCCACGGCTCAGGGCCAGAGTATAGTGAGGAGCAAGTCCGCCTCCTTGCTGGACGATCACAACCTCCAAGTCTCTCCAGGCTCGGAGCAGCTATCTTCCTCCATACCTCCCACCAGCCCCAGCAGGTACCCGGTGCCCTCCAGCGGGCCCACAGGAGCCTCCCCACCTCAGTACAACGTCCAGTTCTCAAGCAAAGACGGCATGTGGGCCCAAAGGATGCCCATGCCCCCAGAACACCAAGGCTACCTCCCCCCTGCCGCCCATTCGCTCGCCAACACCAACTACTCTAACCGCAATCAGGCACCGCCGTACCCGCTGCAGCCCCAGCAAAGGGGGCCCCCCGTGGGCTCCAAACCTCCAGGGGACATGTGGACCAAGGAAAGACTCCACTCCACCAGCAACCAGTCCAGGGGAGGCACTCTACAGCGGCAGAGCAGCGccacctccacctcct CCGAGGGCGACTACCTGACCTACCGGGACATTCACACCCTCGCCAGGGGCCCGCTGGCCATGAGCCAGGCGGCACAGCGGCCCATCTCTAACCGCACGTACAGCATAGACATTGCCGCTCCGACCAGGGCGCCCGGCACCCGGCCGCAGCCCCACGAGCTCCCGGAGAGGACCATGTCGGTCAGCGACTTCCATTACCCTCACAGTAGCCCCAGTAAGAGACCAAACGTCAGGGTCAAGTCGGAGCATTCGCTCCTGGACGGGTCCGGTGGACTCGTATCGGGGGCGCCGGGAAGGGTGCCGGCCGACTGGAGGGACCAGGTGATGCGGCACATTGAGGCTAAGAAGATGGAaaag GATGACGTCTTTGGTCCACCCGGGCCGCAGAGCTACACAATGGACTCGCGCAGAAAA GTGCCTCTGATGAACGGTCAGGCGGTCTCGTCTGCTCGTCCCCATGGGAGTCAGACCGCCATGGCCCGCCACCCCTCCAGAGAGCAGCTCATTGATTACTTGATGCTCAAAGTCTCCCATCAGGCTCCGGGGCCCTTGCGGCAGCCGCATGAG ATCCACGTGAAGTTGGAGAAAAATCCAGAACTCGGGTTCAGTATATCCGGAGGAGTGGGAGGTCGCGGAAACCCCTTTCGTCCAGATGATAAT GGGATCTTTGTGACGAGAGTCCAGCCTGAAGGGCCAGCGTCTAAGATTCTTCAGCCCGGTGATAAAATTCTCCAA GCGAACGGCTACAGCTTTGTGAATATCGACCATGGGAACGCAGTGTCCCTCCTCAAGACCTTCCCCAGCACTGTGGATCTGACAATCGTGAGAGATGTGCAAGCGTAA